The DNA segment GGTTCGGCATTGTGCGGCAACGACCGGCCGTATCTCCGTATATATCCGCCGTTGAAGTTTCTCCAAACGTCGCTGCCGACCTCGCCTTTTTCGACAAGCCGCGCCAGCACGGTTTTATAACTCACGCGGAAAATGCGCTTGGTCTTCAGGACGCGGTCGATGAATGGAAGGCCATAGGACTCTCCCCATTCCTTTTCGAAGACGCCTTGCGGCATCAGGAAGTGACTGGCAAAGATGTTGGCCTCCACTTCCTGTGCATCGTCCTCCTGGTTCTGGCTCACGTCGTAGGCTTCCAGATGCAGCAGCAGGTGTCCAAGCTCATGCGCCGCGCTGAATATCCACCGTTCGACTGGAATCCGGTCCCAGACGTTGACCACAATGGCCGGCCCGCCATCCGCCTTACCTACGGAAAGCCCGAAGAAAGAGTCCGAGGTGAGCCGGTAGGGAAAGACCTTGATGCCGCACGATTCGAGCAGACCGCAGATGTCGCGGATCAGTTCGTCTTCCGACAACTCTAGAAGTCGCCGCGCTTTGTCCGCTGCAGATTTCGCCTGATCAAAGCCGGGGCGGATCTTCTTCAGCGAGCGAGCCAGGGCCTTAAATTTATAGGGAATGGTATCGTCGACGATCTTCTCCAGTTGATTGAAGTTTTCCAACCAGAC comes from the Candidatus Alcyoniella australis genome and includes:
- a CDS encoding ImmA/IrrE family metallo-endopeptidase encodes the protein MADNIIGANLLRLRRHKKLSQGALAANAGISRPSYRKIETGESVPKAETLLSLARALEVKLQDLVAPVRTLSAVRFRATKKMTSREQILADVAVWLENFNQLEKIVDDTIPYKFKALARSLKKIRPGFDQAKSAADKARRLLELSEDELIRDICGLLESCGIKVFPYRLTSDSFFGLSVGKADGGPAIVVNVWDRIPVERWIFSAAHELGHLLLHLEAYDVSQNQEDDAQEVEANIFASHFLMPQGVFEKEWGESYGLPFIDRVLKTKRIFRVSYKTVLARLVEKGEVGSDVWRNFNGGYIRRYGRSLPHNAEPEALDPAGFRREMSESLQAYEPAHLSTDDFVEDRLKRLVRIAIEQEDISLSRGAEILNIDLEAMRNLTASWVD